The sequence below is a genomic window from Halostella salina.
CGGCGAGTTCTCGCTGGAGACCAGCGAATCGCCGTAACGCCCGACGAACACCCTTTTCGGCCGTTCGAATCTCTCCTACAGCCGCCGCGCCCGGATCGTAGCGTTGAACTACACCGGTTTCGTTTCGAAATACAGTGAGCGCCGAGGCACACGACGCATCGATCACCGAGGGGAGCCTGGTGCGCCCGATGTTCAAGCTCGCCTGGCCCATCGTGGTGATCCAGCTCCTGCAGGTCGCCTACAACGTCACCGACACGTTCTGGCTCGGCCAGCTCTCGGCCGACGCGGTCGGGGCGATGAGCCTCGCCTTCCCGCTCATCTTTCTGCTCATCTCCGTCGCCGGCGGCTTCACGACCGCCGGAAGCATCCTCGTCGCGCAGTACACCGGTGCCGAGAGCGAGCGCTCGGCCGGGGCCGTCGCGGGCCAGACGCTCTCCTTTGTCACGCTGCTCGCGCTCGGCCTGAGCGCCCTCGGCTACCTGCTGACGCGGGACCTGCTCTCGCTTTTGCCCAGTCAGGCCGAGACGACGGCACGCGTCGTCCCGCTCGCGGCCGACTACATGGAGGTGTTCTTCCTCGGGCTTCCGTTTCTCTTCGGCTTCTTCGTGTTCTCGGCGCTGATGCGGGGCTACGGCGACACGAAGACGCCGATGCGCGTGATGCTGTTCTCCGTCGCGCTGAACGTCGTGCTCGACCCCGTCCTCATCTTCGGCTGGGGCCCGTTCGAGGCGTACGGCATCGTCGGCGCGGCGCTGGCGACGATCATCTCCCGCGGCGCTGCCTCGGCGCTCGGGCTGTACGTCCTCTTTTTCACGACCGCCGGTCCGAACGTCTCGGCGGCCGACCTGCTCCCGGACCTCGACACCGTCTGGGAGATCGTCCGCATCGGCACGCCCAGCGCGCTCGAACAGTCGACCAGCGCGCTGGCGATGATCACCCTGACGGCGATGGTCGTCACGTTCGCGCCGCCGGTCGTCGCCGCCTACGGACTCGGCAACCGCCTCGTCTCGCTCGTGTTCCTCCCCGCGATGGGACTGGGCCGCGCGACGAACACGATGGTCGGGCAGAACCTCGGCGCGGGCAAGGAGTCCCGCGCCGAGTCGGCGGTGTGGCTCGCCGCCAAGACCGCCGCCGGCGTGATGGTGGTCGTCGCGGTCGTCGCCGCCGCGTTCCCCGACCCCATCGTCGGCGTCTTCATCGGCCCGGACACGCCGGGGGCTGACGAGACCGTCCGCCTCGGCAGCGAGTACCTTCGGATCCGCGCCCTTGAGTTCGCCTTCATCGGGATCACGCAGGTCCTGCTGGGCGCGTACCGCGGCGCGGGCAACACCAAGACCGCGCTGGCGTTCTCGCTGGTGGCGCTGTGGATCGGCCGCGTCCCCACCGTGTACTACCTCGCCTTTGTCGCGAACTGGGGCGCGACCGGCGTCTGGGTCGGGATGGCGCTCGGCAACGTCGTCGGCGCGATCGCTGCCGGCCTCTGGTTCACCCGCGGTACCTGGAAGAAGCGGGTGATCGAGGACGAGAGCGACCCGACGCCGACGCCGGGAGCCGCCCCGGAGGAGTAAGTTCACAACCGTTATACCGCGGTCGGTGCTACGAAGGAGTGAGGGCGCGTAGCTCAGCGGACAGAGCACTTGGTTCCGGACCAAGATGCCGCGGGTTCAAATCCCGTCGCGCCCGTCCGCAGACGGCACGTTTCGCAACTAAATCAGTTTCCTCGGTAGCGACGCCGATACCGCTGGTTTCCGGCGGTTCGGCGTTTTGTCGACGGGGGCTAAAATCTGATACCAACACGGTTCGGACCGCGGCCCGCCGTCGTCGGGCGATAACCTGCGCAAACGCGGGGTGGTCGGCGTGAACGCCGTCGCGTTCGGCGGTCGATCGACGTGCGCCCACTGCGACGCCCACGTATCGGACGGGTTCCGGCGCGTGTACGGCGACAGCGACGACCGCGCCCACCGCTGTCCCAGCTGTGACTCCTGGCGGCGACTCACCGAAGGGAGCGCCGCCGGCCTCGACGTCGAGACGCCCGACCCCGAGCAGGCACCCGGGCGTCACGGGGGTGAGGTTGCATGAACGGACAGGCGCGCCTCACCGAGTTCGGCACCAGAACCGACGTGGACCTGTCCCGGCTCACCGAAGCCCAGCGCCGTGCGTACGTTGCCGTCCGGCTGAACGGCGTCGGCGTCCGCGAACACGCTCGAAAGACAGAGCGCGAGCCCGGTACGGTCGGCAACCTGCTTCGCCGCGCCGAGAAGCGGCTCGACGGGGAGGGGTCGGCATGACGCGGAAGGACTTCCCGGACTGGATGTTTCGGTTCGCGGAAACGCGGACGGCGAAGCGCGTCGCCGTCGAGGCCGCTCGGGAGAACATTGGCCGTCGCCTGAATGACGAGGAAGCGGACTTCGGGACCGCGTGGGAAGCGGCTCGGGCGGCGGCAATCTCCGAGATAGCGGAGCAACGCGACCGCCGGGAGGAAAGCCGATGACTTCCGAGAAGTCAACGGACGGTACTGGTTGCCCTGATAACTGCGATCACAGATTAGAACTTTGCATCGGGGCGCGTGTTGAGTTCGTCCCCCCGAAACGAGATGACCAGAGAGAGGGCGTCATAGCCGGATATTTCCATCATCTGACCACGACTCTATACGTCATAGATGACGGAGAGTCAGGGTCTTGTTGGAGAGTCGGCCCTCAAGCAGTCTGTGAAGTAGACACGGATGCCGATCAGGAGGGATCGCGGTGAATCGCGTCGTCGACGCCGACTGTGACCGGTGCGGCGACGAGGGCGATACCCGTCGGTACGGTCCGCGCCGGTTCTGCCCGGACTGTGCCGATGAGGAGCGAACCGCTCGGAAAGGTCCGCTATGAGCCACGTCGCCACCGCACCCCACGAGTGCGAGGGGAATCTGGTGTACGTCCGCAACGGCCTGTCGCCGTATTGGGCCGTGGGCGCGCTGCTGCTGAACGGCTTCGACGGGTTCAGCGGGGAGATCACCGTCGAGGTCGACGGCGAGGAGTGGACGGTGAACCTCAAGTACCAGCAGGGTGGCATCGCGCCGCGGCCGACCGACGACGTGGGCGGCGATCGC
It includes:
- a CDS encoding MATE family efflux transporter; protein product: MFKLAWPIVVIQLLQVAYNVTDTFWLGQLSADAVGAMSLAFPLIFLLISVAGGFTTAGSILVAQYTGAESERSAGAVAGQTLSFVTLLALGLSALGYLLTRDLLSLLPSQAETTARVVPLAADYMEVFFLGLPFLFGFFVFSALMRGYGDTKTPMRVMLFSVALNVVLDPVLIFGWGPFEAYGIVGAALATIISRGAASALGLYVLFFTTAGPNVSAADLLPDLDTVWEIVRIGTPSALEQSTSALAMITLTAMVVTFAPPVVAAYGLGNRLVSLVFLPAMGLGRATNTMVGQNLGAGKESRAESAVWLAAKTAAGVMVVVAVVAAAFPDPIVGVFIGPDTPGADETVRLGSEYLRIRALEFAFIGITQVLLGAYRGAGNTKTALAFSLVALWIGRVPTVYYLAFVANWGATGVWVGMALGNVVGAIAAGLWFTRGTWKKRVIEDESDPTPTPGAAPEE
- a CDS encoding sigma factor-like helix-turn-helix DNA-binding protein; translated protein: MNGQARLTEFGTRTDVDLSRLTEAQRRAYVAVRLNGVGVREHARKTEREPGTVGNLLRRAEKRLDGEGSA
- a CDS encoding DUF7563 family protein: MVGVNAVAFGGRSTCAHCDAHVSDGFRRVYGDSDDRAHRCPSCDSWRRLTEGSAAGLDVETPDPEQAPGRHGGEVA